From Microbacterium pseudoresistens, the proteins below share one genomic window:
- a CDS encoding alanine racemase, producing the protein MLDLIADRGAATTPADPRIRTTVRRPWEHPHHWWPRLTEATAHLPAPVGAIDLDALRYNALDMVVRAGGLPIRVATKSVRVRSVIDAALKVPGYQGLLAFTLPEALWLAEEHDDIVVAYPSVDRAALTRLVADEQAAARITLMVDDPAHLDLIDAVAAPGSRPRLRVAIDLDASWRSAALGHIGVRRSPLFSADDAARFARAVAERPGFRLVGVQMYEAQIAGQPDDTGSGDGLIRVVQERSRRELRERRTRIFEAVRAIVPLEFVTGGGTGSLEYSGSDPVLTEITAGSGLLAGHLFDDYRAFRPAPAAAIAFDVVRRPADDIATVMGGGWIASGPPVASRQPQPVWPTGLRTMPREGAGEVQSPLRGEAARTLRIGDRVWWRHAKSGEAAERIDAYHLVDGDRVIDELRTYRGERKAFL; encoded by the coding sequence GTGCTCGATCTCATCGCCGACCGAGGCGCCGCGACGACGCCCGCCGACCCGCGCATCCGCACGACGGTGCGCCGTCCCTGGGAGCACCCGCACCACTGGTGGCCGCGCCTGACAGAGGCCACGGCGCACCTTCCGGCGCCGGTCGGCGCGATCGATCTCGATGCGCTGCGCTACAACGCCCTCGACATGGTCGTGCGCGCCGGCGGGCTGCCCATCCGTGTCGCGACGAAATCGGTGCGGGTACGCTCCGTCATCGACGCCGCGCTGAAGGTCCCGGGATATCAGGGGCTGCTCGCCTTCACGCTGCCCGAGGCGCTGTGGCTGGCAGAGGAGCACGACGACATCGTCGTCGCCTACCCCAGCGTCGACCGCGCCGCCCTGACCCGACTCGTCGCCGACGAGCAGGCGGCGGCGCGCATCACCCTCATGGTCGACGATCCTGCCCACCTCGACCTCATCGACGCCGTGGCCGCGCCGGGAAGCCGTCCGCGACTGCGCGTCGCGATCGATCTGGATGCGTCGTGGCGCTCGGCCGCCCTCGGGCACATCGGCGTGCGCCGGTCGCCGCTGTTCAGCGCCGACGATGCCGCCCGGTTCGCCCGCGCGGTGGCCGAACGGCCGGGTTTCCGACTCGTCGGCGTGCAGATGTACGAGGCGCAGATCGCCGGTCAGCCCGATGACACCGGCAGCGGAGACGGGCTGATCCGTGTCGTGCAGGAGCGCTCGCGGCGCGAGTTGCGCGAACGCCGCACCAGGATCTTCGAGGCCGTGCGCGCCATCGTGCCCCTCGAGTTCGTCACGGGCGGCGGCACGGGCTCGCTCGAGTACAGCGGATCCGATCCCGTGCTCACCGAGATCACGGCGGGCAGCGGACTGCTCGCCGGGCACCTTTTCGACGACTACCGTGCGTTCCGGCCCGCGCCCGCTGCGGCGATCGCCTTCGATGTCGTGCGGCGCCCCGCCGACGACATCGCCACGGTGATGGGCGGCGGCTGGATCGCCTCCGGCCCGCCCGTGGCCTCCCGTCAGCCGCAGCCGGTGTGGCCGACGGGATTGCGCACCATGCCGCGCGAGGGCGCAGGCGAGGTGCAATCCCCACTGCGCGGCGAGGCGGCGCGCACGCTGCGGATCGGCGACCGTGTGTGGTGGCGCCACGCGAAGAGCGGCGAGGCGGCCGAGCGGATCGATGCCTACCACCTCGTCGACGGCGACCGCGTGATCGACGAGCTGAGGACCTATCGCGGCGAAAGAAAGGCATTCCTGTGA
- a CDS encoding FAD-dependent oxidoreductase, whose product MPKILIVGGGYAGFYTAWKLEKHLRKGEAEVTMVDPLPYMTYQPFLPEVAAGSIEARHAVVAHRRHLTRTNVVTAKITGIDHANKVATITPEAGEPYEFAYDQIVVTAGAVSRTFPIPGIADNAIGLKTIEEAVAVRDRLLSNFDKAASIPAGPERDRLLTVVVVGGGFAGIEAFAELRNLASALVGKYPQLSFEDTHFHLIEAMGRIMPEVSLKTSEWVLKDLAKRGASVHLDTQVTGAVDGDVELSTGEVIPSDLIVWTAGVMANPTVVRGGDLPVEERGRIQTRADLRVGTDDDVVEGAWAAGDVSAVPDLTGGGVGGFCVPNAQHAVRQAKLLAKNLVAVLRGEEPKDYVHKNLGAVAGLGLYNGVFQSGGIALKGFVAWLAHRGYHGLAMPSWERKWRVLWGWWNNLWLGRDFVNLQTVQDPRYVFEEFAARPRPASPASAGKTQESSADEKPAKKTAAKKSPAKAAARGKSEKVAG is encoded by the coding sequence GTGCCCAAGATCCTGATTGTCGGCGGAGGCTACGCGGGCTTCTACACGGCGTGGAAGCTGGAGAAGCATCTGCGCAAGGGCGAGGCCGAGGTCACGATGGTCGACCCGCTCCCGTACATGACCTATCAGCCGTTCCTCCCCGAGGTCGCCGCGGGGTCGATCGAGGCGCGTCATGCGGTGGTGGCCCATCGCAGACACCTCACCCGGACGAACGTCGTCACGGCGAAGATCACCGGCATCGACCACGCGAACAAGGTCGCGACGATCACGCCCGAGGCCGGCGAGCCGTATGAGTTCGCCTACGACCAGATCGTCGTCACGGCCGGCGCCGTCTCGCGCACCTTCCCGATCCCCGGCATCGCCGACAACGCGATCGGACTGAAGACCATCGAAGAGGCCGTCGCCGTGCGCGACCGCCTGCTGTCGAACTTCGACAAGGCGGCCTCCATCCCCGCCGGGCCGGAGCGCGACCGTCTGCTCACCGTCGTCGTCGTCGGCGGCGGATTCGCAGGCATCGAGGCGTTCGCGGAACTGCGCAACCTCGCCTCGGCACTGGTGGGCAAGTATCCGCAGCTCTCGTTCGAGGACACCCACTTCCACCTCATCGAGGCGATGGGGCGCATCATGCCCGAGGTCTCGCTGAAGACGAGCGAATGGGTGCTCAAGGACCTCGCCAAGCGCGGCGCCAGCGTGCATCTCGACACCCAGGTCACCGGCGCCGTGGACGGCGACGTCGAGCTCTCCACGGGCGAGGTCATCCCGTCCGACCTCATCGTCTGGACCGCGGGCGTCATGGCCAACCCGACCGTCGTGCGCGGCGGCGACCTGCCGGTCGAGGAGCGAGGACGCATCCAGACCCGTGCCGACCTGCGCGTGGGCACCGATGACGACGTCGTCGAGGGCGCATGGGCCGCGGGCGACGTCTCGGCCGTGCCCGACCTCACCGGCGGCGGCGTGGGCGGCTTCTGCGTGCCCAATGCGCAGCACGCGGTGCGTCAGGCCAAACTGCTCGCGAAGAACCTCGTGGCCGTGCTGCGCGGCGAGGAGCCCAAGGACTACGTGCACAAGAACCTCGGCGCCGTGGCAGGGCTCGGCCTCTACAATGGCGTCTTCCAGTCGGGCGGCATCGCGCTGAAGGGCTTCGTCGCCTGGCTCGCGCACCGCGGTTACCACGGCCTGGCCATGCCGTCGTGGGAGCGCAAGTGGCGCGTGCTGTGGGGCTGGTGGAACAACCTGTGGCTGGGTCGCGACTTCGTGAACCTGCAGACGGTGCAGGACCCGCGCTACGTGTTCGAGGAGTTCGCAGCGCGGCCGCGACCGGCATCTCCCGCCTCCGCGGGGAAGACGCAGGAGAGCAGCGCCGACGAGAAGCCGGCCAAGAAGACCGCGGCGAAGAAGAGCCCCGCCAAAGCCGCGGCACGCGGCAAGTCGGAGAAGGTCGCCGGCTGA
- a CDS encoding S8 family peptidase: MTARSARGVAAPWRILAAVLVAAASSTLVAATPEPTPTPTPTIDPIQLAEYWLDGGHVREAWETTRGEGVTIAIIDTGIAQGPAAFEGAVVGGTDVSGLGSPDGRTPVGPVDADHGSLVASLAAARPAADGTGMIGVAPKANLLSVSLGFGASAPVPFVQQVAEAIVWAVDNGADIINLSFTTNTLDWDKSWDDAFLYAYEHDVVIIAAAGNRGSGTASVGAPATIPGVLTVGGVDQHGIASRAASTQGITIGVMAPSESLLGITPDGDLIRWPGTSGAAPIIAGVAALVRAAHPELDAANVINRIIRTARPSDQATQNPDPLYGYGLFDAAAAVKDDVAPVDANPMGDLAEWVRVHRRGAAEPAPVPSAAPVTLPPLPAADPPAAEGSPLIPGADSLLYGTLPLIALTVPGILIALGVTAAARRIRSARAPRTPRS, from the coding sequence ATGACGGCGCGCAGCGCGCGCGGCGTCGCGGCGCCGTGGCGGATCCTCGCGGCCGTCCTCGTGGCGGCGGCCTCATCCACCCTCGTGGCGGCGACGCCCGAGCCCACGCCCACGCCGACGCCGACGATCGATCCGATTCAGCTGGCGGAGTACTGGCTGGATGGCGGCCATGTACGCGAGGCGTGGGAGACCACGCGGGGCGAGGGCGTGACGATCGCGATCATCGACACCGGCATCGCCCAGGGGCCGGCGGCGTTCGAGGGCGCCGTCGTCGGCGGCACCGACGTGTCGGGCCTCGGCTCTCCCGACGGGCGCACGCCGGTGGGTCCGGTGGATGCCGACCACGGTTCGCTCGTCGCCTCGCTCGCCGCCGCGCGTCCCGCCGCCGACGGCACGGGCATGATCGGCGTGGCGCCGAAGGCGAACCTGCTCTCGGTGTCGCTGGGGTTCGGCGCGTCCGCTCCCGTCCCGTTCGTGCAGCAGGTGGCTGAGGCGATCGTGTGGGCCGTCGACAACGGCGCCGACATCATCAACCTCTCGTTCACGACGAACACCCTGGACTGGGACAAGAGCTGGGATGACGCGTTCCTGTACGCCTACGAACACGACGTCGTCATCATCGCCGCGGCAGGCAACCGCGGCAGCGGCACCGCATCCGTGGGTGCCCCCGCCACCATCCCGGGCGTGCTGACCGTGGGCGGCGTCGATCAGCACGGCATCGCGAGTCGGGCGGCGTCCACCCAGGGCATCACGATCGGCGTCATGGCCCCCAGCGAGTCGCTGCTGGGCATCACGCCCGACGGCGATCTCATCCGCTGGCCGGGCACGAGCGGGGCCGCGCCGATCATCGCCGGGGTCGCCGCCCTCGTGCGCGCCGCGCATCCCGAGCTGGATGCCGCCAACGTGATCAACCGGATCATCCGCACCGCGCGACCATCGGATCAGGCGACGCAGAACCCCGATCCGCTGTACGGATACGGACTCTTCGACGCCGCCGCCGCGGTGAAGGACGACGTCGCCCCCGTCGACGCGAATCCGATGGGGGATCTCGCCGAATGGGTGCGCGTGCACCGGCGCGGCGCCGCCGAACCCGCCCCGGTGCCGAGCGCGGCCCCCGTCACCCTGCCCCCGCTGCCGGCCGCCGACCCGCCCGCAGCTGAGGGTTCGCCGCTGATCCCCGGCGCCGATAGCCTGTTGTACGGCACGCTGCCGCTGATCGCTCTCACAGTCCCTGGTATTCTGATAGCGCTTGGTGTCACCGCTGCTGCCCGGCGCATCCGTTCGGCGCGCGCCCCACGCACGCCGAGATCCTGA
- a CDS encoding DUF501 domain-containing protein has translation MTTPPFDPPSEADIAVVSAQLGRTARGVVGIAARCACGNPTVVATAPRLADGTPFPTFYYLTHPAATAAMSTLEAEQVMPELAALLDDETTAAAYLRAHEAYLADRAGFGDVPEIAGISAGGMPTRVKCLHALAGHALAAGAGVNPIGDEALRRSRWSPGRCECLEPGAASAAR, from the coding sequence GTGACCACGCCGCCGTTCGACCCGCCCTCCGAGGCCGACATCGCGGTGGTCTCGGCCCAGCTCGGACGCACCGCCCGCGGCGTCGTCGGGATCGCCGCCCGATGCGCGTGCGGAAACCCGACGGTCGTGGCCACCGCTCCGCGCCTGGCCGACGGCACGCCTTTCCCGACCTTCTACTACCTCACGCATCCCGCGGCCACCGCGGCGATGTCGACGCTCGAGGCCGAGCAGGTGATGCCCGAGCTCGCTGCGCTCCTCGATGACGAGACGACGGCCGCCGCTTATCTCCGCGCCCACGAGGCCTATCTCGCCGACCGTGCCGGTTTCGGAGATGTGCCCGAGATCGCCGGGATCTCCGCGGGAGGCATGCCCACGCGGGTCAAGTGCCTGCACGCGCTGGCCGGGCACGCCCTCGCCGCCGGCGCGGGTGTCAATCCGATCGGCGACGAGGCGCTGCGACGCTCCCGGTGGTCGCCGGGACGGTGCGAGTGCCTCGAGCCGGGGGCGGCGAGCGCGGCACGATGA
- a CDS encoding septum formation initiator family protein, translating to MREWVGGIRLSGFMVIMLSLVILGAWVLVPTFGTYLDQRQKIAALEQTVKLSGERIAELEQERDRWDDPAYITTQARERLYYYQPGEILYLVQNDLDPAARPKDPAPVSDEVQEKGSDWMPQLLRSLTGAGLAQPATAADG from the coding sequence GTGCGGGAGTGGGTCGGCGGCATCCGACTGTCCGGCTTCATGGTCATCATGCTCTCGCTGGTCATCCTCGGCGCCTGGGTGCTCGTGCCCACCTTCGGCACGTACCTCGACCAGCGGCAGAAGATCGCCGCCCTCGAGCAGACTGTCAAGCTCAGCGGCGAGCGCATCGCCGAGCTCGAGCAGGAGCGCGATCGCTGGGACGACCCGGCCTACATCACCACGCAGGCCAGGGAGCGGCTGTACTACTACCAGCCCGGCGAGATCCTCTACCTCGTGCAGAACGACCTCGACCCCGCCGCGCGCCCGAAGGATCCCGCTCCCGTCAGCGACGAGGTGCAGGAGAAGGGATCGGACTGGATGCCGCAGCTGCTGCGCAGCCTCACCGGAGCGGGGCTCGCGCAACCGGCCACCGCCGCCGACGGCTGA
- the eno gene encoding phosphopyruvate hydratase codes for MALIEAVGAREILDSRGNPTVEVEVLLDDGIVQRAAVPSGASTGAFEAYELRDGDKSRYGGKGVLKAVEAVIDELGPAIEGVEASEQRVIDEILIEVDGTDNKKRVGANAILGVSLAVAKAAADSADLPLFRYLGGPNAHLLPVPLFNVINGGSHADNGIDMQEFFLAPIGADTFSEALRWGTEVYHVLKGELKAAGFATGLGDEGGFAPDLPNNREGLEFLVKAIEKAGFTPGTDIALGLDAAATEFFDKGVYRLDDKDWDAAALTDYYVGLVDDFPIVTIEDALAEDDWDGWKALTEKLGSSIQLVGDDLFVTNPERLQKGIDLGVANSLLVKVNQIGTLSETLDAINLAHRSGYTTMLSHRSGETEDTTIADLVVAVNSGQIKSGAPARSERVAKYNQLLRIEEELGDAAVFAGRSAFPRYKG; via the coding sequence GTGGCACTCATCGAGGCTGTAGGCGCACGCGAGATCCTGGACTCCCGGGGCAATCCGACCGTCGAGGTGGAGGTGCTCCTCGACGACGGCATCGTGCAGCGCGCCGCCGTCCCCTCGGGCGCATCCACGGGTGCGTTCGAGGCGTATGAACTGCGCGACGGCGACAAGAGCCGATACGGCGGCAAGGGCGTGCTCAAGGCCGTCGAGGCCGTCATCGACGAGCTGGGGCCCGCGATCGAGGGTGTCGAGGCGAGCGAGCAGCGCGTCATCGACGAGATCCTCATCGAGGTCGACGGCACCGACAACAAGAAGCGCGTCGGTGCCAACGCGATCCTCGGCGTGAGCCTGGCCGTCGCCAAGGCGGCGGCCGACTCGGCCGACCTGCCGCTGTTCCGCTACCTGGGCGGCCCCAACGCGCACCTGCTCCCGGTGCCGCTGTTCAACGTCATCAACGGCGGATCCCACGCCGACAACGGCATCGACATGCAGGAGTTCTTCCTCGCCCCGATCGGCGCGGACACGTTCTCGGAGGCATTGCGCTGGGGCACGGAGGTCTACCACGTGCTCAAGGGCGAGCTGAAGGCGGCGGGCTTCGCCACCGGCCTCGGCGACGAGGGCGGCTTCGCTCCCGATCTGCCGAACAACCGCGAGGGACTGGAGTTCCTCGTCAAGGCGATCGAGAAGGCCGGCTTCACGCCCGGCACCGACATCGCCCTGGGTCTGGATGCCGCGGCCACCGAGTTCTTCGACAAGGGCGTGTACCGCCTCGACGACAAGGACTGGGACGCCGCCGCGCTCACCGACTACTACGTCGGCCTCGTCGACGACTTCCCGATCGTCACGATCGAGGACGCGCTGGCCGAAGACGACTGGGACGGCTGGAAGGCGCTCACCGAGAAGCTCGGATCCTCGATCCAGCTCGTCGGAGACGACCTCTTCGTCACCAACCCGGAGCGCCTGCAGAAGGGCATCGACCTCGGCGTCGCCAACTCGCTGCTGGTCAAGGTCAACCAGATCGGCACGCTCTCCGAGACCCTCGACGCGATCAACCTCGCGCACCGCTCGGGCTACACGACGATGCTCTCGCACCGTTCGGGCGAGACCGAGGACACCACGATCGCCGACCTCGTCGTCGCGGTGAACTCGGGCCAGATCAAGAGCGGCGCGCCCGCTCGCAGCGAGCGCGTCGCGAAGTACAATCAGCTTCTGCGCATCGAGGAGGAGCTGGGCGACGCGGCGGTCTTCGCCGGACGCAGCGCCTTCCCGCGCTACAAGGGCTGA
- a CDS encoding CPBP family intramembrane glutamic endopeptidase, protein MPEHENTPENENMPNERAVAAAPPVRISPAATIVFVVLACALAWLVALPLWLDSGLGNPLATVLVPLMMFTPLIAALIVVLALRAVPKGQRLRFLGMWPLRPARRVVWLMVLGWLSPIVIVMAALALAAAAGWVALDFSFASYAALLSSASGVDIDAQSAMIAAVVQLAVIPFAALFNAVFAFGEELGWRGFLVPALRPLGTWPALILSGAIWGLWHAPVILLGYNFGRTDLTGVVFMTGGSIAWGVLLGWLRLRSASVWPAVLAHGTLNAAGGLVLILAASTPDMALAGPLGVSGWIVCALAAVILLLTGQFRRQPALAA, encoded by the coding sequence ATGCCTGAGCACGAGAACACACCGGAGAACGAGAACATGCCGAATGAGCGAGCGGTCGCCGCGGCGCCACCGGTGCGCATCAGCCCGGCGGCGACGATCGTGTTCGTCGTGCTCGCGTGCGCGCTGGCGTGGCTGGTGGCGCTGCCGTTGTGGCTCGATAGCGGCCTGGGCAACCCGCTGGCGACGGTGCTCGTCCCGCTCATGATGTTCACGCCGCTGATCGCCGCACTCATCGTCGTGCTCGCCCTGCGCGCCGTGCCCAAAGGGCAGCGCCTGCGATTCCTGGGCATGTGGCCGCTGCGACCCGCCAGGCGCGTCGTCTGGCTGATGGTGCTGGGCTGGCTGTCGCCGATCGTGATCGTCATGGCGGCGCTCGCGCTCGCCGCGGCGGCGGGGTGGGTCGCCCTGGACTTCTCCTTCGCCTCATACGCCGCGCTGCTCTCCTCCGCGAGCGGGGTCGACATCGACGCCCAGTCCGCCATGATCGCCGCCGTCGTGCAGCTGGCCGTCATCCCCTTCGCCGCCCTCTTCAACGCCGTCTTCGCCTTCGGGGAGGAACTCGGCTGGCGCGGCTTCCTCGTGCCGGCGCTGCGCCCGCTGGGCACCTGGCCGGCGCTCATCCTCAGCGGCGCGATCTGGGGCCTCTGGCACGCGCCGGTCATCCTGCTCGGGTACAACTTCGGGCGCACCGACCTCACCGGCGTGGTGTTCATGACGGGCGGATCCATCGCCTGGGGAGTGCTACTGGGCTGGTTGCGGCTGCGCTCGGCATCGGTCTGGCCGGCCGTGCTCGCCCATGGCACGCTCAATGCCGCAGGCGGGCTCGTCCTGATCCTCGCGGCCTCCACGCCCGACATGGCGCTGGCGGGTCCGCTGGGCGTATCCGGGTGGATCGTGTGTGCGCTCGCCGCGGTCATCCTGCTGCTGACCGGGCAGTTCCGTCGCCAGCCTGCGCTCGCCGCGTGA
- a CDS encoding DUF1648 domain-containing protein: MTLDATAAARRSRTAFVWVGAIVPVVILAVATAVIIAWLPELPDPAATHWGAEGADAFGPRWTLALNPLIGVAVVALLTVITLVSSRMSARADGAAPRWSSTARFLGAMSLGTAGLIAFIALVTTAVQRGLSTGEQAPDVTGAVIAGLVLAVVLVVVGWLLQPASPTPVASGVASEPRIPLAAGVRAAWFGTASMNRAGVVVLLATLAVLIVVTAFAAARGSSAAWIIGAVTALVALLIGGTFVFRVRVNREGLLVRSIIGWPRAQIPLERIARIETTPLDPFREFGGWGWRIAVDGRRGVVLRAGEALQVTDTRGRVFVVTVDGASEAATVLESLRGQVRHDATGTE; this comes from the coding sequence ATGACTCTCGACGCCACGGCGGCCGCTCGCCGTTCGCGCACCGCCTTCGTCTGGGTGGGGGCGATCGTCCCCGTGGTGATCCTCGCGGTGGCGACGGCCGTGATCATCGCCTGGCTGCCCGAGCTTCCCGACCCCGCCGCGACGCACTGGGGTGCGGAGGGCGCCGACGCGTTCGGTCCGCGGTGGACCCTGGCGCTGAACCCGCTGATCGGCGTCGCGGTCGTCGCACTCCTCACCGTGATCACCCTGGTGTCGAGCCGGATGTCGGCCAGAGCCGACGGCGCCGCCCCGCGGTGGTCGTCGACGGCGCGCTTCCTCGGCGCGATGAGCCTCGGCACGGCCGGGCTCATCGCGTTCATCGCCCTCGTCACCACCGCGGTGCAGCGCGGTCTGAGCACGGGAGAGCAGGCGCCCGACGTGACGGGTGCCGTGATCGCCGGTCTGGTGCTCGCCGTCGTGCTCGTCGTCGTCGGCTGGCTCCTCCAGCCGGCGAGCCCCACCCCTGTTGCGAGCGGCGTCGCGTCGGAGCCGCGCATCCCACTGGCCGCAGGAGTGCGCGCGGCATGGTTCGGCACGGCGAGCATGAACCGGGCCGGCGTCGTCGTGCTGCTCGCGACGCTGGCGGTGCTCATCGTCGTCACCGCGTTCGCGGCGGCGCGCGGCTCGTCGGCGGCCTGGATCATCGGGGCGGTCACGGCCCTGGTCGCACTCCTGATCGGCGGCACATTCGTTTTCCGGGTGCGTGTGAACCGGGAGGGGCTGCTCGTGCGCTCCATCATCGGCTGGCCGCGCGCCCAGATCCCGCTGGAGCGGATCGCCCGCATCGAGACGACGCCGCTCGATCCCTTCCGCGAGTTCGGCGGGTGGGGGTGGCGCATCGCCGTCGACGGACGCCGCGGGGTCGTGCTGAGAGCGGGCGAGGCGCTGCAGGTGACGGATACGCGCGGCCGGGTCTTCGTCGTCACCGTGGACGGCGCCTCCGAGGCGGCGACGGTGCTCGAGAGCCTTCGCGGACAGGTGCGGCATGACGCGACGGGAACGGAATGA
- a CDS encoding GntR family transcriptional regulator: protein MLIRISDDVGRPLYEQVAASVRAEILAGRAGPGDHLPPAREVGAALDINVHTVLRAYQVLRDEGLVDLRRGRGAVISPAAAPLAALAHDIRSLVDRAAALGVSPATLAALVKETSA, encoded by the coding sequence GTGCTCATCCGGATCAGCGACGACGTCGGGCGCCCGCTCTACGAGCAGGTGGCCGCATCGGTGCGCGCCGAGATACTCGCCGGCCGCGCCGGTCCCGGCGATCACCTGCCGCCCGCCCGTGAAGTCGGTGCGGCGCTGGACATCAACGTGCACACCGTGCTGCGCGCCTACCAGGTTCTGCGCGATGAGGGACTCGTCGATCTGCGGCGCGGCCGCGGCGCCGTCATCTCACCGGCGGCTGCTCCGCTGGCAGCGCTCGCGCACGACATCCGATCTCTCGTCGATCGCGCCGCGGCGCTCGGCGTCTCGCCCGCCACTCTCGCCGCTCTCGTGAAGGAGACCTCCGCATGA
- a CDS encoding PaaI family thioesterase — translation MRITPRRLAIGMSLWLPNLFSGIRVRRFNDDWTRATVELHVNPLTRNYVKTAFGGSMSAMTDPYFFMLVMHQLGRDYVVWDTRGEIEFVKPGRGVLTAEFHVPPERAQELRERAHGGAKVLEWFETDIVDASGDVVAHVRREVYIREKKRVTEARAD, via the coding sequence ATGCGCATCACTCCCCGACGACTCGCGATCGGCATGAGCCTGTGGCTCCCGAATCTGTTCAGCGGGATACGCGTGCGGCGGTTCAACGACGACTGGACCCGGGCGACGGTCGAGCTGCACGTGAATCCGCTCACCCGCAATTACGTCAAGACGGCGTTCGGCGGCTCCATGTCGGCGATGACCGACCCCTACTTCTTCATGCTCGTGATGCATCAGCTCGGTCGCGACTACGTCGTGTGGGACACCCGCGGCGAGATCGAGTTCGTCAAACCCGGCCGCGGCGTGCTCACTGCCGAGTTCCACGTGCCGCCGGAGAGGGCGCAAGAGCTGCGCGAGCGGGCGCACGGCGGGGCGAAAGTCCTCGAGTGGTTCGAGACCGACATCGTCGATGCCTCCGGCGACGTGGTCGCGCACGTGCGGCGCGAGGTCTACATCCGCGAGAAGAAGCGCGTGACCGAGGCCCGCGCCGACTGA
- a CDS encoding APC family permease: MPLARRLRLADAVAIGLGSMIGAGVFAVWGPALGVAGSGVLIALGVAAFVAFCNATSSAQLAAAHPVSGGTYAYARAEIGPWAGFVAGWCFVIGKVASCAAMAMTFAAYAAPEGWARPVAAVAVTALVIVNCLGVTRTAALTRVLVVVTLIGLAVVVAAGAGAATTTATPPPLHAPTAYGVLQGAGLLFFAFAGYARIATMGEEVVDPARTIPRAIVLALGGAVVVYLLVGSAVVLTLGADALTSAAPLADVIAAAGWPVGATLVRVAAAAASLGALLALLTGIGRTVLAMARESDLPHVLARIAPRHQVPRRAEIAIGATVIAIVLIADLRGAIGFSSFGVLLYYLLANASALRQPTAARRYPRILPVLGALGCLLLVSSLPIEASLIGSAVVLIGVTARAVRLRIGPRSGTPTA, translated from the coding sequence ATGCCCCTCGCACGACGTCTCCGCCTCGCCGACGCCGTCGCGATCGGGCTTGGCTCGATGATCGGCGCAGGCGTGTTCGCCGTGTGGGGCCCTGCGCTCGGTGTCGCCGGCTCCGGCGTGCTGATCGCGCTGGGTGTGGCCGCATTCGTCGCATTCTGCAACGCCACCTCCTCCGCCCAGCTCGCTGCCGCCCACCCGGTCTCGGGTGGCACCTATGCCTATGCACGGGCCGAGATCGGTCCGTGGGCGGGGTTCGTCGCCGGGTGGTGCTTCGTCATCGGCAAGGTCGCCTCGTGCGCCGCCATGGCGATGACCTTCGCCGCATACGCCGCCCCCGAGGGCTGGGCGAGGCCGGTCGCCGCGGTCGCGGTGACCGCACTCGTGATCGTCAACTGTCTCGGCGTCACCCGTACGGCCGCGCTGACGCGCGTGCTGGTCGTGGTCACGCTGATCGGCCTCGCCGTCGTCGTCGCGGCCGGTGCCGGTGCGGCGACGACGACCGCAACCCCGCCCCCGCTGCACGCGCCCACCGCGTACGGGGTGCTGCAGGGGGCCGGGTTGCTCTTCTTCGCTTTCGCGGGCTACGCGAGGATTGCGACGATGGGCGAGGAGGTCGTCGATCCCGCCCGCACGATTCCCAGAGCGATCGTTCTGGCCCTCGGCGGCGCCGTCGTCGTGTACCTGCTCGTCGGGAGTGCCGTGGTGCTGACGCTCGGCGCGGACGCGCTCACCTCTGCGGCGCCCCTGGCCGACGTGATCGCCGCCGCAGGCTGGCCCGTCGGCGCGACCCTGGTGCGAGTGGCCGCGGCGGCGGCCTCGCTCGGTGCGCTCCTCGCGCTGCTGACCGGGATCGGACGCACGGTGCTCGCCATGGCGCGGGAGAGCGACCTTCCGCATGTTCTCGCCCGCATCGCTCCGCGACACCAGGTGCCTCGGCGCGCCGAGATCGCGATCGGGGCGACCGTGATCGCGATCGTCCTGATCGCCGACCTCCGCGGCGCGATCGGCTTCTCCTCATTCGGAGTGCTGCTGTACTACCTCCTCGCGAATGCCTCGGCGCTGCGGCAGCCGACCGCCGCGCGGCGGTACCCCCGCATCCTCCCCGTGCTCGGCGCCCTCGGATGCCTCCTCCTCGTGAGCAGCCTGCCGATCGAGGCCTCGCTCATCGGATCAGCGGTCGTGCTGATCGGCGTCACGGCGCGAGCGGTGCGCCTGAGGATCGGACCCCGCTCCGGTACGCCGACGGCGTGA